GTAGATCTCGTAGTCGTTGCCGCCCTCAAAAGTCTTGTCACCGAAGAAGTGAATGTTCTTGTAGGCAATGCCatcgggcttcttggcctcgttcTCGAGGTGCTTGAGGCAGTAGGTCTTGTCCCAGCCAGTAGGGAAGACGTCAAAGGAAATTTGTCCACCAATGGAGAAACTGTTGTGTATTGGTCAGCTGTTAAAGCTCATGATGGCGAATAGGGGTAATGCAACATACGTGAGGCCGAGATGACCGAATCGCTCCTTAAGGACAGCGACAAACTTCTCGCGGACCTTGGCGTCCTTGTCGTACTTCTCGAAGTCGTTTCGTTCTTGTGTGCTGGCGTTACGGCCGACGGGGCTGATGTTGATCATGCCGTTGCGGAACTCGATAAAGGTTCCACGCTTGACAGGAATGTCGAGATCGGCGATGTAGTGGAGGACAAAGTTGGCGAGCTCCTTGTATTGCTCCTCACCAATGAACTTGATGAAGGTGTTTGAGTCGAGCGGCTCGCCGAGCTTGAAGGCAGTGAGGCCGTTCTCGGAGAAGCAAAAGTCGAAGAGAGCGGTGACGGGCTGGCCAGCGGGCTTGCCCAGCTGCTCCTGTTGCTTGGCGAAGTCGGAACCGCCGACGAAACCGACGGCGCACTTTGAGCGAAGTCTCTGGAGGACGGCAAGAATCTCGGGGGAAGCATCCTGAGGAGTTGTCAGCGGTTTGTAGAATATCAGGGGTCGATTGAGCTTTGACGTACCAGACGCGCGGGGGTGAGGGTGCCGTCGACATCAAAGAGGCAGATGGTGTCCTTGAGAGGGCGCtcctgaagaggagagtaCGATGGAGGAGCGAGAGACATTGTGAGAGTTGTGgtgtgaagatggtgttggaagggggaaaaaaaagagaaatgggGGTCACGATAATATGAAGTACCTGagttcttggtgttgaggaggggACCAAGCCCGCCAACAGGAGGGGGTGGGGCAAGACTTTGCGATGCCAGGATGCACACCCAGTACTATCTAAGCTAAGATGCGGGGCACACTCAGGTACAAAATAGCTACTACTGAAGAAACCTCAATGGGGAACTTTGCCTATTAAGATTACAGTAATACTCAATCAACTGATGACAAGTGTTTTTATATCTCAATTGAATAATTGGGATATGTTAGAGACGAGCCACCAACTCTACAGAATTTGCAAATGAGAGCAGCAAGCTACTTCGCCATATTCAAAGTCGCATTTATACCGCTAACGATTAAAGGTTCCATCAACTATTGTAATTAGAACGACAAGGTTCCTGGGAGCTACCTAATAATgaacgagatgagatgagaaggCGACAAGGTTTGCTCGAGAATACATAGTAGCATCGTACAATGGGAATTCCGACAAATGGAATATAGTTTAAACAACATCATTTGGTTAGGTACTGTGTTCTTCTTTAAACATAGGTACTTCCAACCTGCTATCATGAGATCCCCCCACAAGCGAAATCTATAGTGGCGTCTCTCTTGTTGAGTCTGACCGCCAAATGCACACTTAGACTAGTTTGCAGCATGGGTATCCGTAGTCTGGGTGAGTTTAGTGAgtggtacagagtaccaaGAATATGAAATCCAATTCGCTGATAGTCTTTACTCGTGGTATTCGAAAGTTCGCATATGTATTGTCATTCCATATATGCAAGTATAACGAATAAAGCCGTGTTGGTATATATTCTAGCCTAATCGTATCAACATCCAATGTGTACAAAGCCGTTACCTATATATACTCCGCTGCGTTTATGCCACCTCGCCCCAAGCTCCAGTAACCTCGATAATAACATTTACGACTGTACTCACTGCCCAGAGTGTAATCAGTCCCCATCCAATCTTGCGGCTCAAGATCCACTTATTCATGGGCACAACAATCAATAGCCCTACCAAAGTCACCAGCAACGTTATAGCTGAGATCATCAAAGTTCCGTTGACTTGAATGCGGTAAGGTTTGTACTTGATGGGGAGGGAAGGGTTTTTGTGATGCTTCTTGTTTGCTTTCTtgaccatcatcatgacacctCCGATACCAATGCCGAGCAATATATTCAACATCGGGCCACCAAAACAAGCAGACCTAGATAGCTTGTCAGTTATATCTTTCGGCGAAGCACATCAATACTTACAAGGCCATGACGGGGTATCCCAGTCGTGCCACCGTAATGTCGGCAACCAAGTCTCCCACGCTGTTGCCGGCAGCAAAAATTGTAAGACCCAGTAGCGCTTCCGAAATATTCAGAATAACGCCGACTGTCTTAAGAACCCCAACGACCTCGCCTGCTATAGTCGAGATCCAAGCAATACTAATAATGAACCCCATGAAGCAGAGCATATAATGATAACGAGGTGGCCTGTCCTCCAATGTGAAAACAATCAAACCTCCAAGGAGAATGAGTGATGCAAGAAGGGTGTAGAGCACCATCCGGATTAGAGTCTTGTGGGGACTTTCCTGGTCTTCCAGAGTGTTGGCCCATAGAACCAAAACGGCGAACTGAGGCCCGGTGAAAAGCTGGAGTGCCACGAGCCACCGATTCCAGCCTGTGCAGTCACCTCTAGCACTGCTAGAAGAAGGAAAATCCGAAGCAGGCTTGGTCACGATCGCTGGTGGCCCTAGAGACAGATGCGGGGCGGTCGAATACTCCCCCCCAGCGGCATGTGCTGAGGAAGGCGGAACAGCAGACCCTAAATAACTGCTACCCTGGCTTACATGAGAACATCTTCGATAACGCTCCCATTCTGTCTCTCCTTCCGGCTCGATTGACGAATGCTCGACCGACACGGGTGGCGCCATATGCCCAATCCCGTGATGGCTATTAGCAAGGTCAACGATCGTCTCAAGGAAAGAGGACTCGCCATCTGTTGTCGCTGAGTCGACTACTGGCAAGGTGATTACCAGAAGAAAGATGCTCGGTACAGAAATGGCACTGACAAGCTTGTCCCACGCCGTCTTCTCTTTCCAGCCTTGCAATGTAGGAAACAATGTTGCCAACACTATGTGAGGAGGCGGTAGCACAGCATATGGCCACCACCTTACAGGGCGGGATGGCACATCGACCGTCAACTGCAAGTCGGCAAATGGTGTCTCACGACCTCCTAGGCCCGGCACTACGGTACTGGGCGACACTCCTCCCGGTGACACAAAAAACTCAACTGGGTCGTTGTGATAGTTGGGTGTGAGCAGTGCTGGCGAATCAGTGTACATAGGGAAAGGTTGGTTCGGAGAAGATCGATCGCTACAGGAGCTGCGACGGCTTGGACTCGGGATTTGCAGGTGAAGCTCAGGAGTCGGGATTTGTCCTCTCACACTTTCGCTGGGAGCATCAAAGGTGGTCCCACTAGGGCCGACGAGTGGTGCAGCCAGATTTCCCCCAACAGTGTGTGATGGGCTCGGACTTGATGCTCTTGTACCGCTGGCTGTAGAGCCGGGAACTGACAGGCTACTTTCACCTCTATCACGACTTGGGATACGTAGATCAGAGTGAGAAGCTGTTCCCACAGGTTGATCTCCTGAAGAGAGTGCTCTGTTCCTTCTGGGCGcatgcccatcatgtccCGAAGCTGGCCGGCCGTCTGAACGAGCTGCATCTGAGATAGTTGCCGTGGTTTGCCTTCGCCTATGGATGTGATAGTCCGAGTAACTTCTTCCTGGAATGGTGGACAGTTGTAGATTACCCTCACGCTGCAGCTGAGCTAGCGCGGACCGAAATTCGAGCGCTCCAACGAGACTGGGTCGAATAGGGGTCATTGTGTTTCTCCGGGTTCCACGACCTCGCAACACTCgcatgctgctgttgacctCGGCTGCAACCATGCGGTCATGGTCCTCGCTTGACATGTCGCTCTCGTCTAGTTGCGGTGTGCCCTCCACCTCGATCCTAGGCCCCGCTTCAAGGAGTGAAATGTCAGGCGGAGTAGAAACAGCAGTGCCAGGAGCCGAACCAACGTCGTCTACATCATCTCGATACGGCTCGCCAGCAAGCTCATCCCCGGAATGGTAAACATGGCTGCGCGCTTCCCCTTCTCGGCGTTGTCTGGCTTTGCGCCTCGTCGAGCACCAGTGCCATGTTACAACAGTGACAACATATACTGCATAGTAACCGATCATGGCCCAGCACTCCCAGAGGTGTAAATGGCCATCAGCCAAGAAAATCATGGTGAAAACAACGGCAAAAATAAAGAAGCAAATATCGCGGGTGTATGTTTTTCGATCGACACGGAACTCCCTCACGAGAGCCATAGACCCAGCAACAACGCCAGTGATGAAACTTGCAGCTCCTATCAGCTCACCAACGGCCATGCTAGCACTGTTAGAGCCCATCGCAGCAAAAGTGCTGAATACGTCGGGAGACCCATTGCCGAATGCTAGAAATGTGACGCCTGCTAGACTCTcgctgagaccaagaacagTAGCGATTGTGCTCAAGTTGACACTGAAGAAATCACTTGCAGCAATTCCAATGGTGGTAAAGAGGAGACCAAGCCAGGCAACGAGGATGCTGAATGCGATAGGCCGTACGTTGCCGAAAGCGCAATAATAGAGTTCGATATAAGGGACGAGTCCGGCGTCGTCGTCTGTGCAGTATTTGCGCACAAAAGCGCATTTGTCTTGAGCATCATGAACTTGGTTGCACTCGGGGGTGTCGGTGGAGGAGCTTCGCTTGAATAAGTGATGAGGATCGGCGGCGTGATTGGAGCCAGACTGCGCAAAGGTTGTGTGCGACAGGAAAGAATATGCGGTTAAAATCGATAGAAGAAAGACCGTAGTGTAGAAGGGGCGAGACTTGAGTCGACTGCCTCGAAGGAATCGTTCAGGAGCTGTATTGCGACGTCGGTCGATGTCGTCGTTCGGGCAGGCAAGCCTGCGAGGGATGATATTCGTCATTGTGGTGTTGGTATCGTCATATCATAAAGCGGTTGCTAGGAGTGTCATTGTCACTTGGATGCAAGAATCGATAAACAAGAGAATGCAATCATAAAAGATGCTTGTGAATGAATGGGATTCGGCGAGAGGAGGATGGAAGCGAGGAGGGTAGGTTAAATAGACTACCGACCTACAAAGGTACTACCGAGGGACTGGATATCGTGTTGTGACGTGACATGGTCTAACTGTTGCCCGCGTCCACGTCGTCCCTTCGCGATTACCCGAGGCAGCGAAAATCCGACTGATAAATTCCACAGGAAATAAGGACTGTATCACTTTGGTCAGGTACCTACCAGAAACCAGTTTCAAGCGTTTTTAGCGCTTCTTTTGCGACGAGCTTATCGCAAGCTCTACATGACGGTGACGAAGACGGAGACGAAGACGAACACTTAGTACCTCTGGTTAGCGGAGGCCGCCTGCTTAGGTGCTGGTATTCCATGATGCGGATCGGTGAAGTAGTTGCCACAGCCGTTGTGTGAGTGTGGCTCGTCAAGAGATTAGCAGGAACATACAAAACGTACGTATCTGATCCAGTCTAGCCAGTTCAGAGCTGGTAGTGACAGTATGGACTAGCCTAAATGCTAAGCTTCATCAcctgctgttgttgtagaTGGGTTGTCTACCTATATCGAGCTGTTTAATGCGTCTGACTGTACATCGTCCTGTCTCTGGCTTGTTTCTCGTTTACAACGTGCCTGCCTTACGTGCCGCCACGAAGTTTCGTGATGCATGAACAGGGGTGACAAGCTTCATGCCTTGGCAGTTCCCGCGTGGTGTCCGCCATGTTCCGTTTAAGACGGAAGATACTTTCCGCTTATTAACGCTAATAACGCTATCAAAAAAGAGGTACCTAAGTCTTGGAACTAGGCGCatgagagacaaaatccGTGAGTTGACTGGTACTATTGGGAGCACGTTTCTAagtatttattttttacaCCCTGGAACGTGTACTGGCCGAGCTGGTCGCTTTTGAGTTGTAGATACTACCTATCTGCCAAGATAAGGTTTTGGTGATACTCGTCAGCCACAAAGAAAAACCTCAGGTATCAAGTGAGGCGCAAAGTCGTTACCCCACAAACAACCCACCTACCACTAACAGTTCGCATTATTTTGTTTACTTTGCCAAGGGGGGGCAACactacgacgacgacgacaaaGACGCGACAGGCCTCGTCCAACTCCGCCCTCTTTAATTAATAACCCACACAAATCACTTTCAAAATGCCTCGTGTTGCTCAAGCTCCAAGATCAGGGAGTGCTAGGGCAAATACTGGCCCCATGACGGCGCCTTCATACATTACACACTCACCGATAAAGTGAGTATCGATAAGCTGATTCACTGGCTACCGCTGTAATATGCTAATGCGGCTATTCAGGATCCCCCTCAACGACGATGTGTCAGAAAAAGGTCAGCGCATGAGCTCTAGAAGAGCCCTTCATGAGAGACAGTTCAACGAAATTAAAAAGGCCGCGACTCCTCGCAAAAGCATGGCTCGCCTCGACGACATGGAAAACGGCGACCCGCAAACACCCCGCCCTGGCCGCGCCAGCAatattgaggatgatgaagtcTTTGTGGTTGGAGGT
This is a stretch of genomic DNA from Fusarium graminearum PH-1 chromosome 4, whole genome shotgun sequence. It encodes these proteins:
- a CDS encoding phosphomannomutase — protein: MSLAPPSYSPLQERPLKDTICLFDVDGTLTPARLDASPEILAVLQRLRSKCAVGFVGGSDFAKQQEQLGKPAGQPVTALFDFCFSENGLTAFKLGEPLDSNTFIKFIGEEQYKELANFVLHYIADLDIPVKRGTFIEFRNGMINISPVGRNASTQERNDFEKYDKDAKVREKFVAVLKERFGHLGLTFSIGGQISFDVFPTGWDKTYCLKHLENEAKKPDGIAYKNIHFFGDKTFEGGNDYEIYTDSRTIGHSVTSPEDTMRILKELFDV